In Bradyrhizobium lablabi, one DNA window encodes the following:
- a CDS encoding ion channel has translation MVKSVSERTPKARVVRLGGREIIVAEGQHLGFWADISHRCMTASWPSFIAGAALVFVVFNAIFAGFYWIADQPISNVPGGAYIDYLYFSIETLSTAGYGDMHPQTHYGHFIAATELFTGIFSMSLMTGLIFARFSRPNARLLFADNPVISSHEGKPTLMVRFVNERHNIIGNAAAKLWLMRNEVSVEGGTSRRFYELPLARSEHPALALSWTLYHVIDEQSPLYGLDADDFAAADVSLVVVVSGYDVVAAQTIHARKSYDYPAVRFGQRYADILDRTEDGRLRIDYGRFHETLEG, from the coding sequence ATGGTTAAGAGTGTGAGCGAACGAACACCGAAGGCGCGGGTGGTGCGGCTTGGCGGCCGCGAAATCATCGTCGCGGAAGGCCAGCATCTCGGGTTTTGGGCCGACATCAGCCATCGCTGCATGACCGCCTCCTGGCCGTCCTTCATCGCCGGAGCCGCGCTGGTGTTCGTCGTCTTCAACGCGATTTTCGCAGGCTTCTACTGGATTGCAGATCAACCGATTTCGAACGTGCCGGGCGGCGCCTATATCGACTATCTCTATTTCAGCATCGAGACGCTCTCGACCGCCGGTTACGGCGACATGCATCCGCAGACCCATTACGGGCATTTCATCGCCGCGACCGAGCTGTTCACCGGCATCTTCTCGATGTCGTTGATGACCGGGTTGATCTTTGCGCGCTTCTCGCGACCCAATGCCCGGCTGCTGTTCGCCGATAATCCGGTCATCTCGAGCCATGAGGGCAAGCCGACGTTGATGGTGCGCTTCGTCAACGAGCGTCACAACATCATCGGCAACGCCGCCGCCAAACTGTGGCTGATGAGGAACGAGGTGAGTGTGGAGGGCGGGACGTCCCGAAGGTTCTACGAGCTGCCGCTGGCGCGAAGCGAGCACCCCGCGCTCGCTTTGAGCTGGACGCTTTACCATGTCATCGACGAGCAGAGCCCGCTTTACGGGCTCGACGCGGACGACTTCGCGGCAGCCGATGTTTCGCTGGTGGTCGTGGTCTCCGGATACGATGTTGTTGCGGCGCAAACAATCCACGCCCGAAAGAGCTACGATTATCCCGCGGTTCGTTTTGGGCAGCGCTACGCCGATATCCTCGATCGCACCGAAGACGGCCGCCTCAGGATCGACTACGGCAGGTTCCATGAGACCCTGGAGGGGTAG
- a CDS encoding acyl carrier protein, producing the protein MSSTFDQVATIIAETCDIPRDTITPESHAIDDLGIDSLDFLDIAFAIDKAFGIKLPLEKWTQEVNDGKATTEQYFVLKNLSARIDELVAAKGA; encoded by the coding sequence ATGTCCTCCACATTCGATCAGGTCGCCACGATTATCGCTGAAACCTGCGACATCCCGCGCGACACGATCACGCCCGAAAGCCACGCCATCGACGATCTGGGGATCGACAGCCTGGATTTTCTCGACATTGCGTTCGCGATCGACAAGGCGTTCGGGATCAAGCTGCCGCTGGAAAAATGGACGCAGGAGGTCAACGACGGCAAAGCCACCACCGAGCAATATTTCGTCCTGAAAAACCTCAGCGCGCGCATCGACGAATTGGTCGCCGCCAAGGGCGCGTAA
- a CDS encoding 3-hydroxyacyl-ACP dehydratase FabZ family protein, with amino-acid sequence MHLEYFQLIDRILDLNTAEKTITAEARVPEVNTIFEGHFPGHPIMPGVLLIESMAQTSGWLLLALMKFERMPFLAAVKEAKMRGFVSPGELLTIEANVLHEGSGYAMTEARVKVGGKLRCNATITFSHVPFPNPELRGHMDAEAKRVGFPQQALLP; translated from the coding sequence ATGCATCTCGAATATTTCCAGCTGATCGACCGCATTCTCGACCTCAACACGGCAGAGAAGACCATTACGGCCGAAGCGCGGGTTCCCGAAGTGAACACCATCTTTGAGGGCCATTTCCCGGGTCACCCGATCATGCCCGGGGTGTTGCTGATTGAATCGATGGCGCAGACCTCGGGTTGGCTGTTGCTCGCGCTGATGAAGTTCGAGCGGATGCCGTTTCTGGCCGCCGTCAAGGAAGCCAAGATGCGCGGCTTTGTATCGCCCGGGGAGTTGCTCACGATCGAGGCCAACGTGCTGCACGAAGGCTCGGGCTATGCCATGACCGAAGCGCGGGTGAAGGTCGGCGGCAAGTTGAGGTGCAACGCGACGATCACCTTCAGCCACGTCCCCTTCCCCAATCCGGAATTGCGCGGACACATGGATGCGGAGGCCAAGCGCGTCGGCTTTCCCCAGCAGGCGCTCCTGCCATGA
- a CDS encoding beta-ketoacyl-ACP synthase, whose protein sequence is MTETTASNQGPAQVSTEVWITGIGLATSLGEGLDANWDALNQRRINVDEKGFAPYIVHPWAQVNLDAQIPKKGDQRQMEAWQRIGTYAAGLALDSAGVKGNKEILGRMDMVIAAGGGERDLAVDTAILNAEAQGNSAPGFLNERLMNDLRPTLFLAQLSNLLAGNIAIVHGVCGTSRTFMGEEAASIDAARIALARIAAGQSDIVLIGGSQNGERKDLLVLYEFGDFNLKDKFAPVWARQDNAGFALGSAGAFLVVESKAHAIARGAKPFARLTNVVADRSQRKQAGDVKATLEQLWSKLGKLRGNGAIITGATGAEPVTSEERSFLSEHRDFAVRATGTMFGHTMETQFPLGLGLAALAISRGALFPPNDSSGLEIEMSKPPAQIVVVGAGHWRGEGMALVEAIK, encoded by the coding sequence ATGACCGAGACGACCGCTTCGAACCAGGGACCGGCGCAAGTGTCGACGGAAGTCTGGATCACCGGCATCGGACTTGCGACCTCGCTTGGCGAGGGGCTCGATGCGAACTGGGACGCGCTCAATCAACGGCGCATCAATGTCGATGAAAAGGGCTTCGCGCCCTACATCGTTCACCCCTGGGCGCAGGTCAATCTCGACGCCCAGATCCCCAAGAAGGGCGACCAGCGCCAGATGGAAGCCTGGCAGCGCATCGGCACCTACGCCGCCGGGCTCGCGCTCGATTCGGCGGGCGTCAAAGGCAACAAGGAAATTCTGGGCCGGATGGACATGGTGATCGCCGCCGGCGGCGGCGAGCGCGACCTCGCGGTCGATACCGCCATCCTCAATGCGGAAGCGCAGGGCAATTCGGCGCCCGGCTTTCTCAACGAACGGCTGATGAACGATTTGCGGCCGACACTGTTCCTGGCGCAGCTCTCCAACCTGCTCGCCGGCAATATTGCCATCGTCCACGGTGTCTGCGGCACCTCGCGCACCTTCATGGGCGAGGAAGCCGCCAGCATCGATGCGGCGCGGATAGCGCTGGCGCGGATCGCCGCCGGCCAGAGCGACATCGTGCTGATCGGCGGCTCGCAGAACGGCGAGCGCAAGGACCTTTTGGTGCTCTACGAGTTCGGCGATTTCAACCTCAAGGACAAATTCGCTCCCGTCTGGGCGCGTCAGGACAACGCCGGCTTCGCGCTCGGCTCCGCGGGCGCCTTTCTTGTCGTCGAGTCCAAGGCGCACGCGATCGCGCGCGGCGCCAAGCCGTTTGCGCGCCTGACCAACGTCGTCGCCGATCGGTCGCAGCGCAAGCAAGCCGGCGACGTCAAGGCGACGCTGGAACAACTTTGGTCGAAGCTCGGCAAGCTCAGGGGTAACGGCGCCATCATCACCGGCGCCACCGGCGCCGAACCGGTCACGTCGGAGGAACGATCCTTCCTCAGTGAACACAGGGATTTCGCGGTGCGCGCGACCGGCACCATGTTCGGCCACACCATGGAAACCCAGTTTCCACTGGGACTGGGCCTGGCGGCGCTCGCAATCTCGCGCGGCGCGCTGTTTCCGCCGAACGATTCCTCAGGGCTAGAGATTGAAATGTCCAAGCCGCCGGCCCAGATTGTAGTCGTAGGCGCAGGTCACTGGCGCGGCGAAGGGATGGCGCTCGTCGAGGCCATCAAGTGA
- a CDS encoding beta-ketoacyl-ACP synthase translates to MTAPRDKFGRPIVVVTGMGIVTSLGAGRTDNWAKLTAGESGIRTVTRFPVDGLKTTMAGTVDFVTVEPFSSTGLTERLAELATEEALEQSGIGSKGDFPGPLFLAVAPVEVEWPQRQELGRAVGKQELSYDDLLRISGGGKFMPYHRRFMFGSVAGHLAEKFGTKGSPISLSTACASGATAIQLGVEAIRRGEADAALCVGADGTVNPEAMVRFSLLSALSTRNDPPEAASRPFSKNRDGFVMAEGAGALVLESYEAATARGAPILGVLAGCGELTDSFHRTRSSPDGKPIIGCMLKTLADAGMTPEQIDHINAHGTATPENDKMEYLTTSAVFGELATKIPVSSNKSMVGHTISAAGAVEAVFSLLTLEHQRIPPTINYETPDPAILFDVVANTARDARVTAVMSNSFGFGGQNASLILTREPL, encoded by the coding sequence ATGACAGCACCACGCGACAAATTCGGAAGACCGATCGTCGTCGTCACCGGCATGGGCATCGTTACCTCGCTCGGCGCCGGCAGGACCGATAATTGGGCCAAGCTCACCGCGGGAGAATCCGGCATCCGCACCGTCACCCGCTTCCCGGTCGATGGCCTGAAGACGACCATGGCGGGCACCGTCGATTTCGTGACCGTCGAGCCATTTTCCTCGACCGGCCTGACGGAGCGCCTCGCCGAACTCGCCACCGAAGAGGCGCTCGAACAGTCCGGCATCGGCTCTAAGGGCGACTTTCCGGGGCCGCTGTTTCTGGCCGTCGCCCCGGTCGAAGTCGAGTGGCCGCAGCGACAGGAACTCGGACGCGCCGTCGGAAAGCAGGAACTCAGCTATGACGACCTGCTGCGGATCAGCGGCGGCGGAAAGTTCATGCCCTATCATCGCCGTTTCATGTTCGGCTCGGTGGCGGGACATCTCGCGGAAAAATTCGGCACCAAGGGTTCGCCGATTTCGCTTTCGACCGCCTGCGCCTCTGGCGCGACCGCGATCCAGCTTGGCGTCGAGGCGATCCGCCGCGGCGAGGCTGACGCCGCCCTCTGCGTGGGGGCCGACGGCACCGTCAATCCGGAAGCGATGGTGCGGTTTTCGCTGCTGTCCGCGCTCTCGACCCGGAACGATCCGCCCGAGGCGGCGTCCAGACCATTTTCCAAGAACCGCGACGGTTTCGTGATGGCGGAAGGCGCCGGCGCGCTGGTGCTGGAAAGCTATGAGGCCGCGACCGCCCGCGGCGCGCCGATCCTCGGTGTGCTGGCCGGCTGCGGCGAATTGACCGATTCATTCCACCGCACCCGGTCGAGCCCCGACGGCAAGCCGATCATCGGCTGCATGCTGAAGACCCTGGCCGACGCCGGCATGACGCCGGAACAGATCGACCACATCAACGCTCACGGCACCGCGACGCCTGAAAACGACAAGATGGAATATCTGACGACCTCAGCGGTGTTTGGCGAACTGGCCACCAAAATCCCGGTATCGTCGAACAAGTCGATGGTCGGCCACACCATCTCGGCGGCGGGCGCGGTCGAAGCCGTGTTTTCGCTATTGACGCTCGAACATCAGAGAATTCCGCCGACCATCAATTATGAGACGCCGGATCCGGCGATCCTGTTCGACGTGGTCGCCAACACGGCGCGCGACGCCCGCGTCACCGCGGTGATGTCGAACTCGTTCGGCTTCGGCGGCCAGAATGCCTCGCTGATCCTGACGCGCGAACCGCTCTGA
- a CDS encoding lipid A biosynthesis lauroyl acyltransferase — translation MNRRLLRTKARVRDAAKPMTEAALGALTVALLRTTRYFDPVKTADLFGRVTRFIGRRLREDRIGRENLKAAFPEKSPEEIETILAGVWDNLGRIGAEFAHLDHIWDYDADHPEKESRIEFGARTKQLFDQLRDDGNPALIFTSHLGSWELPALGAVAHGLDCAILYRRPNIESADRAIERIRAVNMGTLIPAGREAPLKLAEALKNNQHVAMLVDQYLTNGVEVTFFGRKTKANPMLARLLRQVECPIHGVRIIRLPGYRFRAELSEEVKPVRDASGQIDIAGTMQAVTSVVEGWIREYPDQWLWLHRRWR, via the coding sequence ATGAACCGCCGGCTCCTTCGCACCAAGGCGCGTGTTCGCGACGCCGCCAAGCCGATGACGGAAGCCGCACTAGGCGCGCTGACGGTAGCGTTGCTGCGCACGACGCGCTATTTCGATCCGGTCAAGACCGCCGATTTGTTCGGCCGCGTTACGCGCTTCATCGGCCGCAGGCTGCGTGAGGACCGGATCGGCCGCGAGAATCTCAAGGCCGCCTTCCCGGAAAAATCTCCTGAAGAGATCGAAACCATTCTGGCCGGCGTTTGGGACAATCTCGGTCGCATCGGCGCCGAGTTCGCCCACCTCGATCACATCTGGGACTACGACGCGGATCATCCCGAAAAGGAGAGCCGCATCGAATTCGGAGCGCGAACAAAACAACTGTTCGATCAGCTCAGGGACGACGGCAATCCGGCGTTGATCTTCACAAGCCATCTCGGCAGTTGGGAACTGCCCGCGTTGGGCGCGGTCGCGCACGGACTGGATTGCGCCATCCTGTACCGGCGGCCGAACATCGAATCGGCTGACCGTGCCATTGAGCGGATCCGCGCGGTCAATATGGGGACGCTGATTCCGGCCGGCCGTGAGGCGCCGCTCAAACTCGCAGAAGCTCTGAAAAACAACCAGCACGTCGCCATGCTGGTCGACCAGTATCTCACCAACGGCGTCGAGGTGACGTTCTTCGGCCGCAAGACCAAGGCCAATCCGATGCTGGCGCGGCTGTTGCGGCAGGTCGAGTGCCCGATCCATGGCGTGCGCATCATCCGCCTGCCCGGTTATCGTTTTCGCGCCGAGCTGTCGGAAGAGGTAAAGCCGGTGCGCGACGCCTCGGGCCAGATCGACATTGCCGGCACGATGCAGGCGGTCACTTCCGTGGTCGAGGGCTGGATTCGCGAATATCCGGATCAGTGGCTGTGGCTGCATCGCCGCTGGCGGTAG
- a CDS encoding polyamine ABC transporter substrate-binding protein has protein sequence MRGLTSPQVRFVAAIAAILAAFSLPAKAAERTVNFYNWSNYIAPGVLEDFTRETGIKVVYDTFDANETLETRLLAGKSGYDVVVPTAYFLQRQITAHVFQKLDKSKLPNLANAWLVVTKQLAVYDPGNQFAANYMWGTTGIGYNVKTVQKILGPDARIDSWDIVFKPENLAKFKDCGVHMLDSADDIFPAALGYLGLDPNSTKQVDLEKAADLVSKIRPYVRKFHSSEYLSALATGEICLVVGWSGDIMQARSRAAEANNGIEIGYAIPQGGAQMFFDNFAIPTDANNVAEAYELINYLYRPEVAAKNSDFLSYANGNVASQKLVDPKILDDKNIYPDEATLQKLFVITARDPATQRVINRLWTKVKTGR, from the coding sequence ATGCGCGGCTTGACCTCTCCTCAAGTCCGGTTTGTCGCGGCGATCGCCGCGATCCTCGCGGCGTTCTCGCTGCCGGCGAAGGCTGCGGAGCGCACCGTTAATTTCTACAACTGGTCGAACTACATCGCGCCGGGGGTGCTGGAGGATTTCACCAGGGAAACCGGCATCAAGGTGGTCTACGATACGTTCGATGCCAATGAGACGCTGGAGACGCGGTTGCTGGCGGGAAAATCGGGCTACGACGTCGTCGTCCCGACCGCCTATTTCCTGCAACGCCAGATCACCGCGCATGTTTTCCAAAAGCTCGATAAATCGAAACTGCCGAACCTCGCCAACGCCTGGCTGGTGGTGACAAAGCAGCTTGCGGTCTACGACCCCGGCAATCAGTTCGCCGCCAATTATATGTGGGGCACGACCGGGATCGGCTACAACGTCAAGACCGTGCAGAAAATCCTCGGCCCCGATGCCAGGATCGACAGTTGGGACATCGTCTTCAAGCCGGAGAATCTCGCGAAATTCAAAGACTGCGGCGTCCACATGCTGGACTCCGCCGACGACATTTTCCCGGCAGCTCTTGGTTATCTCGGGCTCGATCCGAATTCGACCAAGCAGGTAGACCTGGAAAAGGCCGCCGATCTCGTCAGCAAGATCAGGCCCTATGTGCGCAAGTTTCATTCCTCGGAATATCTGAGCGCGCTGGCGACGGGCGAGATCTGTCTGGTGGTGGGCTGGTCGGGCGACATCATGCAGGCGCGCAGCCGCGCGGCGGAAGCCAACAACGGCATCGAGATCGGCTACGCGATCCCGCAAGGGGGCGCGCAGATGTTCTTCGACAATTTCGCGATCCCGACCGATGCCAACAACGTCGCGGAGGCCTATGAGCTGATCAATTACCTCTACCGGCCCGAGGTCGCGGCCAAGAACTCGGATTTTTTGTCCTACGCCAACGGCAATGTGGCGAGCCAGAAGCTGGTCGACCCGAAAATCCTCGACGACAAGAACATCTATCCGGACGAAGCGACATTGCAAAAACTGTTCGTCATCACCGCGCGCGATCCGGCGACCCAGCGCGTCATCAACCGGCTGTGGACCAAGGTGAAGACGGGCAGATAG